The window TGCTTGGCCATATCAACCACATCAGTGACAGAGAAACCATGACCGTAGCCACAGTTAAAAATGGCAGAAGATTCGCCGTTAAAAAGGTACGACAGGGCATCCAGATGCGCCTGGGCCAGATCTGCTACATGGATATAATCACGGATACAGGTGCCATCTTCGGTAGGGTAGTCAGTACCGAAAACCTGCAACTTCGGAAAAACCCCCAGAGCGGTCTTTAACGCCCGTGTAATCAGGTGCGTCGGATTAGCATAGTCTTGGCCGAGGCGGGCCTGCGGATCAGCCCCGGCCACGTTGAAATAACGCAGGGCAACGTAGCGAAAGTCCTTGTCTGCCAGCGACAGATCCGCCAGAAAGTGCTCGGTCATCATTTTTGAGGTGCCATAGGGATTAATCGGCAGCAACGGCGTCTCTTCAACAACCGGCAACTCGGCAGGGTTGCCGTACACAGCTGCGGTCGAGGAGAAAATCATCTGACCGACACCTGTAATTCGGAGGGCCTCCAGGAGGTTCAAGGCATTCGCTGAATTGTTGCGATAGTACTTGAGCGGATTGGAAACGCTTTCACCAACCTCGATCGAAGCGGCAAAGTGCATCACTGCGTCCGGCTTGAAACCTGTCAGGGTCTTGACCAACAGCTCCTTGTCGTCCATATCACCGATAACCAAGTCCCCGTAGAGTACCGAATCTCGATTACCGGTCGACAGGTTATCGTAGGTCAGCACTTCATAGCCTGCCTCGCCGAGAGCGAGGACAACATGGCTGCCGATATAACCGGCCCCACCAGTTACGAAGATACGTTTCTTATGTTCAGCTTGCTGCAATGTGGATCCCTCCCTAAAAATCAATCTTTTAAAATATAAGCTTAACGCAAAGTCGCAATGAAAGGCGGTAAGACGCAAAGGAAAAACCCAAAAAGAAAAAGGATTGTTTCAGTCGCTATCTTTTCTCCGCGCCTTCGCGTCTCCGCGTTGAATCAGTTTTTGTCTTTAGCGTTAACCACCATTTGGCTTTAAGGGTTTTCTTTGCGTCTTGTCTTTCACCCTTTGCGTCTTTGCGTTAACTACTCGTACCCGAATTCCTTCATCATACGGCCGGAAGAAGTCCAGTTCTTCTGGACCCGGACAAAGAGCTGAAGGTGAACCTTGACGCCCAGCATACGCTCAATCTCTTTACGAGCGCCCTGGCCGATCTGCCGGAGCATGGTGCCGCCCTTGCCTATCAGGATGCCCTTTTGCGAATCGCGCTCAACATTGATGACAGCGTCGATACCGACCATGTTCTTGACCGGGTTTTCCTGAAAGCGCTCGACCAGGATTGCCACACCATAGGGGACTTCATCCTTGGTGCGCATGAGGATCTGCTCGCGAATCATTTCTGCAACGATAAAACGCTCGGGAACATCTGTAAGCTGGTCTTCAGGGTAGTAGCGCGGACCCTCGGGCAGCAGTTGCGGGATCTCGTTCATCAAGGCCTCGACGCCGTCCCCTTTCAAAGCAGAAATCGGTACGATCGAAGCAAATGGA of the Deltaproteobacteria bacterium IMCC39524 genome contains:
- the galE gene encoding UDP-glucose 4-epimerase GalE, which produces MQQAEHKKRIFVTGGAGYIGSHVVLALGEAGYEVLTYDNLSTGNRDSVLYGDLVIGDMDDKELLVKTLTGFKPDAVMHFAASIEVGESVSNPLKYYRNNSANALNLLEALRITGVGQMIFSSTAAVYGNPAELPVVEETPLLPINPYGTSKMMTEHFLADLSLADKDFRYVALRYFNVAGADPQARLGQDYANPTHLITRALKTALGVFPKLQVFGTDYPTEDGTCIRDYIHVADLAQAHLDALSYLFNGESSAIFNCGYGHGFSVTDVVDMAKQVTGIDFLVEETNRREGDPAELIAGCAKIRKVLEWQPRHDNLETILKTAWEWEKKLVARGAERGTHI
- the era gene encoding GTPase Era: MAAEEKFHSGFVAIIGRPNVGKSTLLNHIVGQKIAITSPKPQTTRNRILGIQNLENAQVLFVDTPGIHEAHSPLNRYMVDQARSAALDVDVVLWLVEADRPVDTDPMIPKLLEKSTRPVLLVINKIDTIPKDKLLPLIAAYSKICPFASIVPISALKGDGVEALMNEIPQLLPEGPRYYPEDQLTDVPERFIVAEMIREQILMRTKDEVPYGVAILVERFQENPVKNMVGIDAVINVERDSQKGILIGKGGTMLRQIGQGARKEIERMLGVKVHLQLFVRVQKNWTSSGRMMKEFGYE